A part of Micromonospora chersina genomic DNA contains:
- a CDS encoding TlpA family protein disulfide reductase, whose product MTRGYAVRLAAVALAAALTATACSGGGDPPARPEPVAGGAAALPGPAPAGLALRPAPSGAPGAPAVTGALTDGSRVALADLWADRPVVLVFFTSWCTLCADRQAALGELARRHRDAVVFVGVATEYKPEDVQRYLREHRVGYPVVLDADGGIWRSYAVREPPAVVVVARGGALLRGWPGGVDAAALDAELRRLVLAP is encoded by the coding sequence ATGACCCGGGGGTACGCCGTCCGCCTCGCCGCCGTCGCCCTCGCCGCCGCCCTCACGGCGACCGCCTGCTCCGGCGGCGGCGACCCGCCCGCCCGGCCGGAGCCGGTCGCCGGTGGGGCCGCGGCGCTGCCCGGCCCCGCGCCGGCGGGTCTCGCGCTGCGGCCGGCGCCGTCCGGTGCGCCCGGCGCCCCGGCCGTCACCGGCGCCCTCACCGACGGCAGCCGGGTGGCCCTCGCCGACCTGTGGGCCGACCGCCCGGTCGTGCTGGTCTTCTTCACCTCGTGGTGCACGCTCTGCGCCGACCGTCAGGCGGCCCTGGGCGAGCTGGCGCGCCGCCACCGGGACGCGGTCGTCTTCGTCGGGGTGGCCACCGAGTACAAGCCCGAGGACGTCCAGCGCTACCTGCGGGAGCACCGGGTCGGGTACCCGGTCGTGCTCGACGCCGACGGCGGGATCTGGCGCTCGTACGCGGTCCGCGAACCCCCGGCCGTGGTCGTCGTCGCCAGGGGCGGCGCGCTGCTGCGCGGCTGGCCGGGCGGCGTGGACGCGGCCGCCCTCGACGCCGAACTGCGCAGGCTCGTGCTCGCCCCCTGA
- a CDS encoding CoA transferase, translating to MVNPTTEAIRSAWAALGGEPAAAAAVRTVGPAGTLPARLPVTDLAVACVAAAGLAGLELARARGAATDGPLTVDSRAVAVSFTSDRHLRVDGRAFNGFAPLSRFWPTADGWVRTHANYPHHRRRLLAALDLDPARPDDDALVAAVGERLGARPAAEVEQRVTAAGGLAVAARTPDEWDALPQAAAVAAEPLVRLRADAPAPARPAPPAPPGLPATGVRVLDLTRVIAGPVATRFLALLGADVLRVDSPGLPELEPQHLDTDAGKRSTLLDLGRDADRARFAALLADADVVVTGYRPGALDRWGLSPEALRRHHPDLVVARLSAWGGGGPWAGRRSFDSLVQAATGIAHIERRPDGAPGVLPAQALDHGTGYLIAAAVLRALARRAVDGGAWTAELSLARTARWLRQELPAGPVPDAAPPDPEPWCAERDSPAGRLRYALPPVVLPGGRRDWASPPTRWGGDPPAWPSR from the coding sequence GTGGTGAACCCGACGACGGAGGCGATCCGGTCGGCCTGGGCGGCGCTGGGCGGGGAGCCGGCCGCCGCCGCGGCGGTCCGGACGGTCGGTCCCGCCGGGACGCTGCCGGCGCGGCTGCCGGTCACCGACCTGGCCGTGGCGTGCGTCGCCGCCGCCGGGCTGGCCGGCCTGGAGCTGGCCCGGGCCCGCGGTGCCGCGACGGACGGTCCGCTGACCGTCGACAGCCGGGCCGTCGCGGTCTCCTTCACCAGCGACCGGCACCTGCGGGTGGACGGGCGGGCGTTCAACGGCTTCGCCCCGCTGTCCCGGTTCTGGCCCACCGCCGACGGCTGGGTGCGTACCCACGCCAACTACCCGCACCACCGGCGGCGGCTGCTGGCCGCGCTCGACCTCGACCCGGCGCGCCCCGACGACGACGCCCTGGTGGCGGCGGTGGGCGAGCGGCTCGGCGCCCGCCCGGCGGCCGAGGTCGAACAGCGCGTGACCGCCGCCGGCGGCCTCGCCGTCGCCGCCCGCACGCCGGACGAGTGGGACGCCCTGCCGCAGGCCGCGGCCGTCGCGGCGGAACCCCTGGTCCGGCTGCGGGCCGACGCGCCGGCGCCGGCCCGTCCGGCGCCACCCGCGCCGCCCGGGCTGCCCGCCACGGGGGTACGCGTGCTCGACCTGACCCGGGTGATCGCCGGCCCGGTGGCCACCCGCTTCCTCGCCCTGCTCGGCGCCGACGTCCTGCGCGTCGACTCCCCCGGGCTGCCCGAGCTGGAGCCGCAGCACCTGGACACCGACGCCGGCAAGCGGTCCACCCTGCTCGACCTGGGCCGGGACGCCGACCGGGCCCGGTTCGCGGCGCTGCTCGCCGACGCCGACGTGGTGGTCACCGGCTACCGGCCGGGAGCGCTGGACCGGTGGGGCCTCTCCCCCGAGGCGCTGCGCCGCCACCACCCCGACCTGGTGGTGGCGCGGCTGTCCGCCTGGGGCGGCGGCGGCCCGTGGGCCGGGCGGCGCAGCTTCGACAGCCTGGTGCAGGCCGCCACCGGCATCGCCCACATCGAGCGGCGGCCGGACGGCGCACCCGGCGTGCTGCCCGCCCAGGCGCTCGACCACGGCACCGGCTACCTGATCGCGGCTGCGGTGCTGCGGGCGCTGGCCCGGCGCGCCGTCGACGGGGGCGCGTGGACCGCCGAGCTGTCGCTGGCGCGTACCGCCCGCTGGCTGCGGCAGGAGCTGCCGGCCGGGCCGGTGCCGGACGCCGCGCCGCCCGACCCCGAACCCTGGTGCGCCGAGCGGGACTCGCCCGCGGGCCGCCTCCGGTACGCGCTGCCGCCGGTCGTCCTGCCGGGGGGCCGACGGGACTGGGCGAGCCCGCCGACGCGGTGGGGCGGCGACCCGCCGGCCTGGCCGTCCCGCTGA
- a CDS encoding transglycosylase domain-containing protein, with product MLQTGDNDDAAGAATPTPGRKRRRHRLLIFLAVFALLAGSGLVAGGYYFDSVPTPTDLKLPESTTVYYADGRTPMAKLGAENRTIVPYDQMNDSAKQAIVAAEDRTFWTNKGVDFKGVLRAAWANVTGGQRQGASTLTQQYARVAADLRGVTYSRKLREAVIAWKLDDTYSKEEILGFYLNTVPFGRGAYGIEAAAQTFFGKTVRRDAPPQQQLTQAEAMVLCAMVKQPEADPADPEGSPGYDPRRNATAKQNSIDRWNYIRDGMVKLGYLTPEQAANLAYPDSVRPIDPNAGRSGLDRPTGLVVNHVLSELRQAEPFRGQPDEAIRDGGYKIVTTIDKRVQDAAEAAADIRRDTAPEAVRGQPKNWQAALVAVEPGTGRVLGYYGGDKGSGADYAGWYTDENGQARGFGQHPPGSSFKVYDLAAAVENKISVKQKFDSPDTKEFPESGRTKGSPAGPIRNAEHAPCQPNCALWEATVASLNVTYFELTEKLGTAKVIDMAKRAGVESMWETVKGNPQPQRVDLRDKPAEEVAGRFSTEVGIGQYGISVQDHANGMATFAAGGKRAEAHFVRSVTKGDKKVWGEQLKQTDLGLDQEAINQLDWTLRRVKAAKLDNDWDSAGKTGTWQAGQSTTQNVHTWMVGWTGALASAVWLGTTDGKPLRTTGGSYEVYGSTGPGPIWRQFMEQATAALKLDPDKYRFQDPAFPDDAPETPAPTTPPATASPTPSASPTPSPTPSRPSPSPTERPTSLPTFSPSLTPLPTLSPSKTRRPR from the coding sequence ATGCTTCAGACCGGTGACAACGACGACGCCGCGGGCGCCGCGACCCCGACCCCGGGGCGGAAGCGCCGGCGACACCGCCTGCTGATCTTCCTGGCGGTGTTCGCGCTGCTGGCCGGCTCGGGCCTGGTGGCCGGCGGCTACTACTTCGACAGCGTGCCGACGCCGACCGACCTCAAACTGCCGGAGTCGACCACCGTCTACTACGCCGACGGCCGCACGCCCATGGCGAAGCTGGGCGCCGAGAACCGCACCATCGTGCCGTACGACCAGATGAACGACTCGGCCAAGCAGGCCATCGTGGCGGCCGAGGACCGCACCTTCTGGACCAACAAGGGCGTGGACTTCAAGGGCGTGCTCCGGGCGGCCTGGGCGAACGTCACCGGCGGCCAGCGGCAGGGCGCCTCCACCCTCACCCAGCAGTACGCGCGGGTGGCCGCCGACCTGCGCGGGGTCACCTACTCGCGGAAGCTGCGCGAGGCGGTCATCGCGTGGAAGCTGGACGACACGTACAGCAAGGAGGAGATCCTCGGCTTCTACCTGAACACCGTCCCGTTCGGGCGGGGCGCGTACGGGATCGAGGCGGCCGCGCAGACCTTCTTCGGCAAGACGGTGCGCCGGGACGCCCCGCCGCAGCAGCAGCTCACCCAGGCCGAGGCCATGGTGCTCTGCGCCATGGTGAAGCAGCCGGAGGCGGACCCGGCCGACCCCGAGGGCTCCCCCGGCTACGACCCGCGGCGCAACGCCACCGCGAAGCAGAACTCGATCGACCGCTGGAACTACATCCGCGACGGCATGGTGAAGCTCGGGTACCTCACCCCGGAGCAGGCCGCGAACCTCGCGTACCCGGACTCGGTGCGGCCCATCGACCCCAACGCCGGCCGCTCCGGGCTGGACCGCCCGACCGGCCTGGTGGTCAACCACGTCCTCAGCGAGCTGCGGCAGGCCGAGCCATTCCGCGGCCAGCCCGACGAGGCGATCCGGGACGGCGGCTACAAGATCGTCACCACGATCGACAAGCGGGTGCAGGACGCCGCGGAGGCCGCCGCCGACATCCGCCGGGACACCGCGCCGGAAGCGGTCCGGGGCCAGCCGAAGAACTGGCAGGCCGCGCTCGTCGCGGTGGAGCCGGGCACCGGCCGGGTGCTCGGCTACTACGGCGGCGACAAGGGCTCCGGCGCCGACTACGCCGGCTGGTACACCGACGAGAACGGCCAGGCCCGCGGCTTCGGCCAGCACCCGCCGGGCTCCTCGTTCAAGGTGTACGACCTGGCCGCCGCCGTGGAGAACAAGATCTCGGTGAAGCAGAAGTTCGACTCGCCCGACACCAAGGAGTTCCCCGAGTCGGGGCGGACCAAGGGCAGCCCGGCCGGTCCCATCCGCAACGCCGAGCACGCGCCCTGCCAGCCGAACTGCGCCCTCTGGGAGGCGACCGTCGCCTCGCTGAACGTCACCTACTTCGAGCTGACCGAGAAGCTGGGCACCGCCAAGGTCATCGACATGGCCAAGCGGGCCGGGGTCGAGTCGATGTGGGAGACGGTCAAGGGCAACCCCCAGCCGCAGCGGGTGGACCTGCGGGACAAGCCCGCCGAGGAGGTGGCCGGGCGGTTCTCGACCGAGGTCGGCATCGGCCAGTACGGCATCAGCGTCCAGGACCACGCCAACGGGATGGCCACCTTCGCGGCCGGCGGCAAGCGCGCCGAGGCGCACTTCGTCCGGTCGGTGACCAAGGGCGACAAGAAGGTCTGGGGTGAGCAGCTCAAGCAGACCGACCTCGGGCTCGACCAGGAGGCGATCAACCAGCTCGACTGGACGCTGCGCCGGGTGAAGGCGGCCAAGCTGGACAACGACTGGGACTCCGCCGGAAAGACCGGCACCTGGCAGGCCGGGCAGAGCACCACCCAGAACGTGCACACCTGGATGGTCGGCTGGACCGGCGCGCTCGCGTCCGCCGTCTGGCTCGGCACCACCGACGGCAAGCCACTGCGCACGACGGGCGGCAGCTACGAGGTCTACGGCTCCACCGGGCCCGGGCCGATCTGGCGGCAGTTCATGGAGCAGGCCACCGCGGCGCTGAAGCTCGACCCGGACAAGTACCGGTTCCAGGATCCGGCGTTCCCGGACGACGCCCCGGAGACCCCGGCCCCGACGACCCCACCGGCGACGGCGTCGCCCACCCCGTCGGCGTCGCCCACGCCGAGCCCGACCCCGTCGCGCCCGAGTCCCAGCCCGACCGAGCGGCCCACCTCACTGCCGACCTTCTCCCCCTCGCTCACGCCGCTACCGACGCTGTCTCCGTCGAAGACCCGGCGACCCCGGTGA
- a CDS encoding glycoside hydrolase family 6 protein, translated as MALTPFRRRAVTGLAAVAATLAAAVPFSTAPAGAELRDGVTFYTPRPDHGAVTQIAELTAAGRYQEAAGLRAMVRTPQAVWVTGGSPAEVTRTVNAEVRRAAGKKTVPVLVAYNIPFRDCSQYSAGGATSVAEYEAWIDAFARGIGGHEVAVILEPDGLGIIPWYTTINGTQDWCRPAEADPATAAADRFAMLQHAVDRLAALPRTSVYLDGTHSAWLGVGDAADRLVKAGVAKADGFFLNVSNYETTERQLKYGDWIARCVHYGTAGPEWARGHFDWCASQYYPADPADFSTWGRTDAWYAENVGDVPADRLAHFVVDTSRNGQGPWTPPAGAGWPDPQTWCNPPDRGLGVRPTTATGDPLADAFLWVKTPGQSDGQCDRGTGTGLDPARGGTADPAAGAWFDEQALELVRYANPPLR; from the coding sequence GTGGCCCTGACTCCCTTCCGGCGGCGCGCCGTGACCGGCCTCGCCGCCGTCGCCGCGACCCTCGCCGCGGCCGTACCCTTCTCGACCGCACCGGCCGGCGCGGAACTCCGCGACGGCGTCACCTTCTACACCCCCCGACCGGACCACGGGGCGGTGACCCAGATCGCCGAGCTGACCGCCGCCGGGCGCTACCAGGAGGCGGCCGGGCTGCGTGCCATGGTCCGCACGCCCCAGGCCGTCTGGGTGACCGGCGGCTCCCCGGCCGAGGTCACCCGGACCGTCAACGCCGAGGTACGCCGCGCGGCCGGCAAGAAGACCGTGCCGGTGCTCGTGGCCTACAACATCCCGTTCCGCGACTGCTCGCAGTACTCCGCCGGCGGCGCCACCTCGGTGGCCGAGTACGAGGCCTGGATCGACGCCTTCGCCCGGGGCATCGGCGGCCACGAGGTGGCCGTCATCCTCGAGCCGGACGGCCTCGGCATCATCCCCTGGTACACCACCATCAACGGCACCCAGGACTGGTGCCGCCCGGCCGAGGCCGACCCGGCCACCGCCGCCGCCGACCGCTTCGCCATGCTCCAGCACGCCGTCGACCGGCTCGCCGCGCTGCCGCGCACCAGCGTCTACCTCGACGGCACGCACAGCGCCTGGCTGGGCGTCGGCGACGCCGCCGACCGGCTGGTCAAGGCCGGCGTCGCCAAGGCCGACGGCTTCTTCCTCAACGTCTCCAACTACGAGACCACCGAGCGCCAGCTCAAGTACGGCGACTGGATCGCCAGGTGCGTCCACTACGGCACCGCGGGTCCCGAGTGGGCGCGCGGCCACTTCGACTGGTGCGCCAGCCAGTACTACCCGGCCGACCCGGCCGACTTCAGCACCTGGGGCCGCACCGACGCCTGGTACGCCGAGAACGTCGGCGACGTGCCGGCCGACCGGCTCGCCCACTTCGTCGTGGACACCAGCCGCAACGGGCAGGGCCCGTGGACCCCGCCGGCCGGCGCGGGCTGGCCGGACCCGCAGACCTGGTGCAACCCGCCGGACCGGGGCCTGGGCGTACGCCCCACCACCGCGACCGGTGACCCGCTTGCCGACGCATTCCTGTGGGTGAAGACGCCCGGCCAGTCCGACGGGCAGTGCGACAGGGGCACCGGCACCGGGCTCGACCCGGCGCGGGGCGGCACGGCCGACCCGGCCGCCGGCGCCTGGTTCGACGAGCAGGCCCTCGAACTGGTCCGGTACGCCAACCCGCCGCTGCGCTGA
- a CDS encoding diacylglycerol/lipid kinase family protein gives MSTRTVDRPATEAPATEAPAPQAGVVAVVAHRKKTFGGGLDELRANLVAAGVGRLLWYEVPKSRKAPKKVRKALDKGAELVLVWGGDGMVQRCADTLAGSDVPMGILPAGTANLFATNLGIPADLPEAVRIALRGRRRELDLGRLNGEHFAVMAGAGFDGDLIRDADRKLKGRLGRIAYVWTGLRHVRGECVRTRITVDGADWFDGDASCVLFGNVGTITGGIPAFDDARPDDGALEIGVSTASGAVDWARTLGRMAAGRSEESPFVRITRGRKVTVRFAEPKTYELDGGARGTAKKLKVRTVPGALTVCCPDPAE, from the coding sequence ATGAGCACGCGCACTGTCGACCGCCCCGCCACCGAGGCCCCCGCCACCGAGGCCCCCGCGCCGCAGGCCGGCGTGGTCGCTGTGGTCGCCCACCGGAAGAAGACCTTCGGGGGCGGCCTCGACGAGCTGCGCGCCAACCTGGTCGCCGCCGGGGTCGGCCGGCTCCTCTGGTACGAGGTGCCGAAGAGCCGCAAGGCGCCGAAGAAGGTGCGCAAGGCCCTCGACAAGGGCGCCGAGCTGGTCCTGGTCTGGGGTGGCGACGGCATGGTGCAGCGCTGCGCCGACACCCTCGCCGGATCGGACGTGCCGATGGGCATCCTGCCCGCGGGCACCGCCAACCTCTTCGCCACCAACCTCGGCATCCCCGCCGACCTGCCGGAGGCGGTCCGGATCGCCCTGCGCGGCCGGCGGCGCGAGCTGGACCTGGGCCGCCTCAACGGGGAGCACTTCGCCGTGATGGCCGGCGCCGGGTTCGACGGCGACCTGATCCGCGACGCCGACCGCAAGCTCAAGGGCAGGCTCGGCCGGATCGCGTACGTCTGGACCGGGCTGCGGCACGTCCGCGGCGAGTGCGTACGGACCCGGATCACCGTCGACGGCGCCGACTGGTTCGACGGCGACGCGAGCTGTGTGCTCTTCGGCAACGTCGGCACGATCACCGGCGGCATCCCCGCCTTCGACGACGCCCGCCCCGACGACGGCGCGCTGGAGATCGGTGTCTCCACCGCGAGCGGCGCCGTGGACTGGGCCCGCACACTGGGCCGGATGGCCGCCGGCCGCTCCGAGGAGTCGCCGTTCGTCCGGATCACCCGGGGGCGGAAGGTGACCGTCCGGTTCGCCGAGCCGAAGACGTACGAGCTGGACGGGGGCGCGCGCGGCACCGCGAAGAAGCTGAAGGTGAGGACGGTTCCCGGCGCGCTGACCGTCTGCTGCCCCGACCCGGCGGAGTGA
- a CDS encoding nucleotidyltransferase: MDSDVRRYLDELVGRARAVLGDDLVGAYAAGSVGLGAYQPGRSDVDVALVVVRPVAGPVKRTLVDRLRHEALPCPARGLELVVYRRDVAGSGTPEPGFEVELNTGATMPFRATWDPADRPAADGRFWYALDRSILRQSGLALLGPPAADVFADPGPEDLRRLLVEALRWWLALPTPPGDAPAPGAEDAVLGACRALVRCRDGVWLGKVDAGRRLAADDPDGGLIRRSIAARRGGPPPAGPEARAFQQRVLERIAATH, translated from the coding sequence ATGGACTCCGACGTGCGCCGCTACCTCGACGAGCTGGTCGGGCGGGCCCGGGCGGTGCTCGGCGACGACCTCGTCGGCGCGTACGCCGCCGGCTCGGTGGGGCTGGGCGCGTACCAGCCGGGGCGCAGCGACGTGGACGTGGCCCTGGTGGTCGTCCGGCCGGTCGCCGGGCCGGTGAAGCGGACGCTTGTGGACCGGCTGCGGCACGAGGCGCTGCCCTGCCCGGCGCGCGGCCTGGAACTGGTGGTCTACCGGCGGGACGTGGCCGGCTCCGGCACGCCCGAGCCGGGCTTCGAGGTCGAGCTGAACACCGGCGCCACAATGCCGTTCCGGGCCACCTGGGACCCGGCCGACCGGCCCGCCGCCGACGGGCGGTTCTGGTACGCGCTCGACCGCAGCATCCTGCGCCAGTCGGGCCTGGCGCTGCTCGGCCCGCCCGCCGCCGACGTGTTCGCCGACCCGGGGCCGGAGGACCTGCGGCGGCTGCTGGTCGAGGCGCTGCGCTGGTGGCTGGCGCTGCCGACCCCGCCCGGCGACGCCCCCGCCCCCGGTGCCGAGGACGCGGTGCTCGGCGCCTGCCGCGCCCTGGTCCGCTGCCGCGACGGCGTCTGGCTGGGCAAGGTGGACGCCGGTCGGCGGCTCGCGGCCGACGACCCGGACGGCGGCCTGATCCGACGGTCGATCGCGGCGCGCCGGGGCGGCCCACCGCCGGCCGGGCCCGAGGCCCGCGCCTTCCAGCAACGGGTGCTGGAGCGGATCGCCGCGACGCATTGA
- a CDS encoding response regulator transcription factor: MGDVRDDTVSAPVRVAVVAEPGLLRTAVVAVLAATPDFAVVGDTEPAGSVPALLAACRPDLLLVDLDAVDDPAVVTGPAADGCAVVVLTARRTARALRRALGARVRGVVATDVPPEELVDLLRAVARGQRMIDPLTALAALDAAVNPLSEREREVAAAAAEGLRTGEIAKRLHLAPGTVRNHVSSLLRKTGARNRWEAVERARDACWI, from the coding sequence GTGGGTGACGTACGGGACGACACGGTCTCCGCGCCGGTGCGGGTGGCGGTGGTCGCGGAGCCGGGCCTGCTGCGGACGGCCGTGGTCGCGGTCCTCGCCGCCACGCCGGACTTCGCGGTGGTGGGCGACACGGAGCCGGCCGGCAGTGTGCCGGCGTTGCTCGCCGCCTGCCGTCCCGACCTCCTGCTGGTGGACCTCGACGCGGTGGACGACCCGGCCGTGGTCACCGGACCGGCCGCCGACGGGTGTGCCGTCGTCGTGCTGACCGCCCGCCGCACCGCCCGGGCGCTACGACGGGCCCTCGGCGCCCGGGTCCGCGGGGTGGTCGCCACGGACGTGCCGCCGGAGGAACTGGTGGACCTGCTGCGGGCGGTCGCCCGCGGGCAGCGCATGATCGACCCGTTGACGGCGCTCGCCGCCCTCGACGCCGCGGTGAACCCGCTCAGCGAACGGGAGCGCGAGGTGGCCGCCGCGGCGGCGGAGGGGCTGCGGACCGGGGAGATCGCGAAGCGGCTCCACCTCGCGCCGGGCACCGTGCGCAACCACGTGTCGAGCCTGTTGCGCAAGACCGGCGCGCGGAACCGCTGGGAGGCGGTCGAGCGGGCCAGGGACGCGTGCTGGATCTGA
- a CDS encoding response regulator transcription factor, protein MVRTLLALKGRLVRGALAHLLDAEGDIDVVGEAATMHALREALRDDRPDVAVVDADLVPLHQLARIAAGDPDGGGRLLVLVERRRAARVRPVLAEHGRRVGFLSREVPPQRIAEGVRLLARGQVVLDPELVVAALEVADSPLTPREREVLDVAAEGHPVRDIAEKLAVSAGTVRNHLSRVMAKTGARTRLEAVRIARESGWI, encoded by the coding sequence ATGGTCCGCACGCTGCTCGCGCTCAAGGGTCGACTGGTTCGGGGGGCCCTCGCCCATCTGCTCGACGCCGAGGGCGACATCGATGTCGTCGGCGAGGCCGCCACGATGCACGCGCTGCGTGAGGCGCTGCGGGACGACCGTCCGGACGTCGCAGTCGTCGACGCCGACCTCGTACCCCTGCACCAGCTCGCCCGGATCGCCGCCGGCGACCCCGACGGCGGCGGGCGGCTGCTGGTCCTGGTGGAGCGGCGCCGCGCCGCCCGGGTCCGCCCGGTGCTCGCCGAGCACGGGCGACGGGTCGGCTTCCTCAGCCGGGAGGTGCCACCGCAGCGGATCGCCGAGGGCGTGCGGCTGCTCGCCCGCGGTCAGGTGGTGCTCGATCCGGAGCTGGTGGTCGCGGCGCTGGAGGTGGCCGACAGCCCCCTGACGCCCCGCGAGCGGGAGGTCCTCGACGTGGCGGCCGAGGGGCATCCGGTCCGGGACATCGCCGAGAAGCTGGCCGTGTCGGCGGGGACGGTCCGCAACCACCTCTCGCGGGTCATGGCGAAGACCGGCGCGCGGACCCGGTTGGAAGCGGTGCGGATCGCCCGGGAGTCGGGCTGGATCTGA
- a CDS encoding ATP-binding cassette domain-containing protein, which translates to MTTVGAVTRAALRARRAALVRLAAWSAAEALPAALTGLLTARAVDAGFLAGRPAVGLLWLGLLAAAVLVGAVGTNRAYACLGDVVEPFRDDLLRRVVAGALAGATGGRVDDAAVGRLTHQVEIVRDTWAGLLTVVRGFLFAACAAIVGLFSLAAPVALLVTVPVLAGLGLFAAAVPAMIARQREYVLADERLTRVAVTAVTGHRDVSVSGAREQVTRWVGRHVDAQARVERRLAAMAVTRGLSLAVGGWLPVPVVVLATPWLVRQGLGPGAVLGALVYVVRGVQPALHTLVQGVAAGGLRFTVTLDRLLRTAVPAPGGAAPAGGARPAPPGRTALSLRGVTFRYGPHADPVLDGFDLDVPDGDHLVVVGASGIGKSTLAALIAGVLRPQAGTVEVGGTPVAGATAAELARRRVLIPQEAYVFTGSVRDNLRYLRPDLADPAIVRAAARLGLSELVDRLGGLDATLRPAGLSAGERQQVALLRAWLSPAPLVILDEATCHLDPATEARLEAAFAERPGTLVIIAHRVSSALRARRVLLLDGGHAMLDSHPGLLARSAAYRELVGYWEAGAEPVRSSPTPGRSAPLPTGSARRSSP; encoded by the coding sequence GTGACCACTGTCGGTGCGGTGACCCGGGCCGCGCTGCGGGCACGGCGGGCCGCGCTCGTGCGGCTGGCGGCGTGGTCGGCGGCCGAGGCGCTGCCGGCGGCGCTCACCGGGCTGCTCACCGCCCGGGCCGTGGACGCCGGCTTCCTGGCCGGGCGTCCGGCGGTCGGGCTGCTCTGGCTGGGGCTGCTGGCCGCCGCCGTGCTGGTCGGCGCCGTGGGCACGAACCGGGCGTACGCGTGCCTCGGCGACGTGGTCGAGCCGTTCCGCGACGACCTGCTGCGCCGGGTGGTGGCCGGCGCGCTGGCGGGCGCGACGGGCGGCCGGGTCGACGACGCGGCGGTGGGCCGCCTGACCCACCAGGTGGAGATCGTCCGGGACACCTGGGCCGGCCTCCTGACGGTGGTCCGCGGTTTCCTGTTCGCCGCGTGCGCCGCGATCGTCGGGCTGTTCTCCCTCGCCGCCCCGGTCGCCCTGCTGGTCACCGTGCCGGTGCTGGCCGGTCTCGGGCTGTTCGCGGCCGCCGTGCCCGCGATGATCGCCCGCCAGCGGGAGTACGTGCTCGCCGACGAACGCCTCACCCGGGTCGCGGTCACGGCGGTCACCGGCCACCGCGACGTGTCGGTGAGCGGCGCGCGGGAGCAGGTCACGCGCTGGGTGGGCCGGCACGTCGACGCGCAGGCGCGGGTGGAGCGACGGCTCGCCGCCATGGCGGTCACCCGTGGCCTCAGCCTGGCCGTGGGTGGCTGGCTGCCGGTGCCGGTGGTCGTGCTCGCCACCCCGTGGCTGGTCCGGCAGGGCCTCGGGCCGGGCGCGGTGCTGGGCGCCCTGGTCTACGTCGTGCGGGGGGTGCAACCCGCCCTGCACACCCTCGTCCAGGGCGTGGCCGCCGGCGGGCTGCGGTTCACCGTGACCCTGGACCGGCTCCTGCGGACGGCCGTCCCGGCGCCCGGCGGGGCCGCGCCGGCCGGCGGGGCGCGGCCCGCGCCACCGGGCCGGACGGCGCTGTCCCTGCGGGGCGTGACGTTCCGGTACGGGCCGCACGCCGACCCGGTGCTCGACGGCTTCGACCTCGACGTGCCCGACGGCGACCACCTCGTGGTGGTCGGCGCCAGCGGGATCGGCAAGTCCACCCTGGCCGCGCTGATCGCCGGGGTGCTGCGTCCGCAGGCCGGCACGGTGGAGGTGGGCGGAACCCCGGTGGCCGGCGCGACGGCCGCCGAGCTGGCGCGGCGGCGGGTGCTGATCCCGCAGGAGGCGTACGTCTTCACCGGCAGCGTCCGGGACAACCTCCGCTACCTGCGGCCCGACCTGGCGGACCCGGCGATCGTCCGGGCGGCGGCCCGGCTGGGCCTGTCGGAGCTGGTGGACCGGCTCGGCGGGCTGGACGCGACGCTGCGCCCGGCCGGCCTGTCCGCCGGGGAGCGCCAGCAGGTGGCGCTGCTGCGCGCCTGGCTCTCCCCCGCGCCCCTGGTGATCCTCGACGAGGCCACCTGCCACCTCGACCCGGCCACCGAGGCGCGGCTGGAGGCGGCGTTCGCCGAACGACCCGGCACGCTCGTGATCATCGCGCACCGGGTCAGTTCGGCGCTGCGCGCCCGCCGCGTGCTGCTGCTCGACGGCGGGCACGCGATGCTCGACAGCCACCCGGGGCTGCTGGCCCGGTCGGCCGCGTACCGGGAGCTGGTGGGTTACTGGGAGGCCGGTGCGGAGCCGGTCAGATCCAGCCCGACTCCCGGGCGATCCGCACCGCTTCCAACCGGGTCCGCGCGCCGGTCTTCGCCATGA